Proteins from a single region of Candidatus Binatia bacterium:
- the cysK gene encoding cysteine synthase A has translation MARIYENLADTFGNTPLVKIPRMAQGLPATVLVKMESFNPAGSVKDRIGVAMIEGAERDGRLLPGMTILEPTSGNTGIALAFVAAAKGYPLILVMPDTMTIERRNLLKAYGAQVVLTPGAEGMPGALRRANEILASAPGKYFMPQQFENPANPAIHRRTTAEEIWRDTDGAVDVVVSAVGTGGTITGVGELLKSRKPGVKMIAVEPDASPVLSGGKPGPHKIQGTGAGFVPKVLNTDVYEEVIRVTDADAIATTRRLAREEGMLVGISTGANVWAALQVAARPESKSKTIVTIGCDTGERYLSNPVFSEQEATIVEPALV, from the coding sequence ATGGCACGCATCTATGAGAATTTAGCCGACACGTTCGGCAACACGCCGCTCGTCAAGATTCCGCGGATGGCGCAGGGCCTTCCGGCCACGGTGCTGGTCAAGATGGAATCGTTCAATCCCGCCGGCTCGGTGAAGGATCGCATCGGGGTCGCGATGATCGAGGGCGCGGAGCGCGACGGCAGACTGCTTCCAGGTATGACGATCCTCGAGCCGACGAGCGGAAACACCGGAATCGCGCTGGCCTTCGTCGCCGCGGCGAAGGGCTATCCGCTGATCCTCGTCATGCCGGATACGATGACGATCGAGCGTCGCAATTTGCTGAAGGCGTACGGCGCTCAAGTCGTGCTCACGCCCGGCGCTGAGGGAATGCCCGGCGCGCTGCGGCGTGCCAACGAGATTCTCGCGAGCGCTCCGGGAAAATACTTTATGCCGCAGCAGTTCGAGAATCCGGCCAACCCGGCGATCCACCGGCGCACCACGGCCGAGGAGATTTGGCGCGATACGGACGGCGCGGTCGACGTCGTTGTGTCCGCCGTCGGAACGGGTGGAACGATCACCGGCGTCGGCGAGCTGCTCAAGTCGCGCAAGCCCGGCGTCAAGATGATCGCCGTCGAGCCCGACGCTTCTCCCGTGCTCTCCGGTGGGAAGCCGGGCCCGCACAAGATCCAAGGAACGGGTGCGGGCTTCGTGCCCAAGGTGCTCAACACGGACGTCTATGAAGAAGTGATTCGCGTCACGGATGCCGACGCGATCGCGACGACGCGCCGCCTGGCGCGCGAAGAAGGCATGCTGGTCGGCATCTCTACCGGCGCGAACGTGTGGGCTGCGCTCCAAGTCGCGGCGCGCCCGGAATCCAAAAGTAAGACGATCGTGACCATCGGCTGCGACACCGGCGAACGTTATCTGAGCAATCCGGTTTTTTCCGAACAGGAAGCGACGATCGTCGAGCCCGCGCTGGTTTGA
- a CDS encoding methyltransferase domain-containing protein, with amino-acid sequence MEGPAAYHLGYTDAESARLIRQANRLAPVTERFFRDAGIVAGQHVLDVGSGVGDVAMLAAFIVGPSGKVVAVERDARSISRARARAAEAGLENIEFVRADIDEYTTGESFDAAVGRYVLQFLPDPVSTLRSVARVVRPGGIVAFQEGSWAPFVALSARVPLWRSAISLLHEAAVRAGVNLEMGIELHRAFQEAGLPAPRMGLEMELGCDPDFTRWASDCVQSVLPQIERLNLSYEALGDLETLAERLQDEVAEANTVVPWIGLVGAWCRKPR; translated from the coding sequence ATGGAAGGACCGGCTGCTTATCATCTCGGGTATACCGACGCGGAAAGCGCGCGGCTTATCCGACAAGCGAATCGCCTGGCGCCGGTAACCGAACGGTTCTTTCGTGACGCCGGAATAGTAGCCGGCCAACACGTCTTAGACGTCGGCTCGGGAGTCGGAGATGTAGCGATGCTCGCCGCTTTCATCGTCGGTCCTTCGGGTAAGGTCGTAGCGGTCGAACGGGATGCGAGATCGATCTCACGAGCGCGAGCTCGTGCGGCTGAAGCGGGGTTGGAAAACATCGAATTCGTTCGGGCCGATATCGACGAGTATACGACGGGCGAATCGTTCGATGCCGCGGTCGGACGCTACGTTTTACAGTTTCTTCCCGACCCCGTGAGCACGTTGCGTTCCGTCGCGAGAGTCGTACGCCCCGGCGGCATCGTCGCCTTTCAAGAAGGATCGTGGGCCCCGTTTGTAGCGCTTTCGGCGCGCGTGCCGCTCTGGCGCTCTGCGATTTCATTGCTTCACGAGGCGGCCGTTCGCGCTGGCGTGAATTTGGAGATGGGCATTGAGTTGCACCGAGCATTCCAAGAAGCCGGGCTGCCTGCGCCCCGCATGGGTTTAGAGATGGAACTGGGATGCGATCCCGACTTCACGCGGTGGGCGTCGGATTGCGTTCAAAGTGTCCTGCCCCAAATCGAAAGGCTCAATCTCTCGTACGAAGCGCTCGGCGACTTGGAGACTCTTGCGGAGCGTTTGCAAGACGAAGTCGCCGAGGCCAATACCGTCGTGCCTTGGATCGGGCTCGTGGGAGCTTGGTGCCGAAAGCCTAGGTGA
- a CDS encoding DUF1272 domain-containing protein, producing MKNSCERCGRALRDESEARACSYDCTFCADCSSEMNARCPNCGGALLARAGSA from the coding sequence ATGAAAAACTCGTGCGAGCGCTGCGGCCGGGCGCTGCGAGACGAAAGCGAGGCCCGGGCCTGTTCGTACGACTGCACGTTCTGCGCGGACTGTTCGTCTGAGATGAACGCTCGCTGCCCGAACTGCGGTGGCGCCCTGCTGGCCCGCGCGGGTTCCGCGTGA
- a CDS encoding asparaginase translates to MNQPLVVEVTRGDLVESVHEVSACAVDARGATLYEAGDVEAPVYLRSAAKPFIAAAVIEAGAGDRFGFDAREIAVMAGSHAGQPFHVDAVRSILRKIGMQPSALQCGAQWPYDEVTANALRRAGEEPTVLHNNCSGKHAGILALCEVAGADPATYLRADNPAQRRILEFCARLSDDDAARWPIAIDGCGIPVYATSLKKAALSFARLASLHGIDERTAAALRAVREAMVAHPQYVAGTGQLDTELMLAAEGSVAAKAGAEGVHGIAAIAQECGYVSKVRDGAARARGPSTVAALCDLGVLNGAQAAALTRFGAPSVYNRAGRVVGEVRVSPGAVEKASIS, encoded by the coding sequence TTGAATCAGCCGCTGGTCGTCGAGGTAACGCGCGGCGATTTGGTCGAGTCGGTACACGAGGTCTCGGCCTGTGCCGTGGACGCGCGCGGGGCGACGCTTTACGAGGCGGGCGACGTCGAGGCTCCCGTCTATTTGCGCTCCGCCGCGAAACCGTTCATCGCCGCGGCGGTGATCGAAGCCGGCGCCGGCGACCGATTCGGGTTCGACGCGCGCGAGATTGCGGTGATGGCCGGCTCGCATGCCGGACAGCCGTTTCACGTCGACGCGGTGCGCTCGATCCTGCGCAAGATCGGCATGCAGCCCTCGGCGCTGCAGTGCGGCGCGCAGTGGCCATACGACGAGGTGACCGCGAACGCGCTGCGCCGCGCCGGAGAAGAGCCGACGGTGCTTCACAACAACTGCTCCGGGAAGCATGCCGGCATCCTGGCGCTCTGCGAGGTCGCCGGCGCCGATCCGGCCACGTACTTGCGGGCCGATAATCCGGCGCAACGGCGGATACTCGAGTTCTGCGCGCGCCTCTCGGACGACGACGCGGCGAGGTGGCCGATCGCAATCGACGGCTGCGGCATTCCAGTCTACGCGACGAGTCTGAAGAAGGCGGCGCTGTCGTTTGCACGCCTCGCGTCGTTGCACGGGATCGACGAGCGCACGGCCGCGGCCCTACGCGCCGTGCGCGAGGCGATGGTCGCGCATCCGCAATACGTCGCCGGCACTGGGCAGCTCGACACCGAGCTCATGCTCGCGGCGGAGGGAAGCGTCGCGGCGAAGGCCGGCGCCGAGGGCGTTCACGGCATCGCGGCGATCGCGCAGGAGTGCGGCTACGTGTCCAAAGTTCGCGACGGCGCGGCGCGCGCGCGCGGCCCGTCGACCGTCGCCGCCCTCTGCGACCTGGGAGTGCTGAACGGCGCTCAGGCGGCCGCCCTGACTCGATTTGGCGCGCCCAGCGTGTATAATCGGGCCGGGCGCGTCGTGGGCGAGGTCCGAGTTTCGCCCGGCGCCGTGGAAAAAGCGAGTATCTCCTGA
- a CDS encoding sulfite exporter TauE/SafE family protein codes for MTERAVLYVGLVIVAIVTIVALIRALPRQRVALPSPLSAAISIAIGFVTNFFDTLGIGSFATTTSLYKFLRFVPDEKIPGTLNVGHTLPTIAEAAIFIVIVAVEPPTLLLLILASIVGAWLGAGFVARLPRRYVQIGMGTALVAAAVLFVLGNLRGSHFGLSGTALGLEGARLGIGVFISFCLGALMTIGIGLYAPCMIMVSLLGMNPIAAFPIMMGSCAFLMPVASLRFIKFNAFSMRAALGLTIGGVPGVLIAAYLVKSLPLVWVRWLVVIVVLYAAITMLRSAAHEAKAASASREIPAESLG; via the coding sequence ATGACGGAGCGGGCGGTCCTGTATGTCGGGCTAGTCATCGTGGCGATCGTGACGATCGTCGCTTTGATCCGCGCCCTGCCGCGGCAGCGCGTGGCGCTCCCCAGCCCTCTTTCGGCCGCGATCTCGATCGCGATCGGGTTCGTTACGAACTTCTTCGATACGCTCGGCATCGGCTCGTTCGCGACGACGACGTCGCTCTACAAGTTTCTGCGCTTCGTTCCCGATGAGAAGATACCGGGGACGCTCAACGTAGGACACACGCTTCCCACGATCGCCGAGGCCGCCATCTTCATCGTGATCGTTGCCGTCGAGCCGCCGACACTGCTGCTGCTGATCTTGGCTTCCATAGTCGGCGCCTGGCTCGGCGCCGGTTTCGTCGCCCGCCTGCCGCGGCGCTACGTGCAGATCGGGATGGGGACGGCGCTCGTGGCCGCGGCGGTGTTGTTTGTCCTCGGCAACCTGCGGGGAAGCCACTTCGGGCTGAGCGGCACGGCGCTCGGCCTCGAGGGCGCGCGCCTCGGGATCGGAGTCTTCATCAGCTTTTGCCTCGGTGCGCTGATGACGATCGGCATCGGCCTGTACGCGCCGTGCATGATCATGGTGAGTCTGCTCGGCATGAACCCGATCGCGGCGTTTCCGATCATGATGGGATCCTGCGCCTTCCTGATGCCCGTGGCGAGCCTGCGATTCATCAAATTCAACGCGTTTTCGATGCGAGCCGCGCTCGGGCTGACGATCGGGGGCGTACCCGGCGTACTGATCGCGGCCTATTTAGTGAAATCGCTGCCGCTCGTGTGGGTGCGATGGCTCGTCGTGATCGTCGTGCTCTACGCGGCGATCACCATGCTGCGGTCGGCCGCGCACGAGGCGAAGGCAGCGAGCGCGAGCCGGGAAATCCCCGCCGAATCGCTCGGGTAA
- the metH gene encoding methionine synthase, translated as MSEYLRLLGERVLIYDGAMGTQLMALDLSDEDFGGAAYRGCNETLVLTRPDVVRAIHEAYLASGADVVETDSFTGSRLKLDEYGLGERTREINLRAATLAREACDAVATAAWPRFVAGSMGPTGMLVSSSDPSLSKITYEQLRDLYAEQARALVDGGVDLLLLETMQDLLELKAAIAGIRLEFARGLRRVPIQAQPTLITEGRMLLGTDIRAVCATLDALNVDVVGLNCSTGPAQMRDSIRYLCENARCFVSVVPNAGLPLMGPQGETIYPEGPQELAAELAAFIRDFGVNAVGGCCGTTPEHIRALRAAVASVEPKRRAAFDGPQEAASAITAVSLEQQPRPLLVGERINSQGSRKIKRLLLAENYDDIVLVAREQVEGGAHLLDVCCALTERPDEDVQMRELVRRFAQSIEAPLVIDSTEPKVLEVALQNYPGRAVVNSVHLEAGRAKMDAVVPLAREHGAALVALTIDENGMAKTAQRKVEVARRIYDIAVGEYAMPPGALIFDDLTFTLATGEAEFRDSAIETIEGIRGIKRALPGVLTSLGVSNVSFGLKPEARAALNSVFLHHCVEAGLDCALVHPKEITPYFEIDAQVRELCDDLVFNRRPDALTRLIEHFEANETGASSSNEAHAEEPAGPVEERIHQAILRRRKDGIEAKIDEALRERTPVEVLNEILLPAMKDVGDRFGRGDLILPFVLQSAEVMKKAVAHLEQFLERREGATKGTVVLATVFGDVHDIGKNLVHTILANNGYTVIDLGKQVPMNVILEKAVEVGADAIGLSALLVSTSKQMPICVEEQDSRGLHFPVIVGGAAINRDFGRRIALLDAGTRFFEPGLFYARDAFEGLDLVDALTGDAARRADLLERTKREAVAAHTSRRVAAAPVVAAPPSLVKGERADVPEPPFWGTRTLDSIDLSDVWPCFDLRSLYRLSWGASNVKGAAFERIVAEEFAPRLFRYQAEALKNGLLQPRVVYGYFPAAGLGNDVILFDPRDASREIARMTFPRQIGGEHLSLADYLRDPNERGATDVVALQIVTVGSSATERTAALQAAGDYSESYFVHGFSVQSAEALAEYTHRRIRRELGLENDRGKRYSWGYGACPDLRQHEVVFAMLDAEAKIGVTLTEAFQIIPEQSTAAIVMHHPRAAYFNAAATRELAAS; from the coding sequence ATGTCTGAATATCTGCGCCTGCTGGGCGAGCGAGTGTTGATCTACGATGGTGCGATGGGCACGCAGCTCATGGCGCTCGATCTGTCCGACGAGGACTTCGGCGGTGCGGCCTATCGCGGCTGCAACGAGACGCTCGTCCTCACGCGTCCCGACGTCGTCCGCGCAATACACGAAGCCTATCTGGCGTCCGGCGCCGACGTCGTGGAGACCGATTCGTTTACGGGATCGCGGCTCAAGCTCGACGAGTACGGCCTGGGTGAGCGCACGCGCGAGATCAACCTGCGCGCGGCAACGCTCGCGCGCGAGGCGTGCGATGCCGTCGCGACCGCGGCGTGGCCGCGCTTCGTGGCCGGCTCGATGGGCCCAACCGGTATGCTGGTCTCCTCGTCGGATCCCTCGCTGTCGAAGATAACGTACGAGCAACTGCGCGATCTCTACGCGGAGCAGGCACGCGCGCTCGTGGACGGGGGAGTCGACCTGCTGTTGCTGGAGACGATGCAGGATCTGTTGGAGCTAAAGGCCGCCATTGCGGGAATCCGGCTCGAGTTTGCCCGCGGCCTCCGCCGCGTGCCGATTCAGGCCCAGCCGACGCTCATCACGGAAGGGCGCATGCTTCTCGGCACGGACATCCGGGCGGTCTGCGCGACGCTGGACGCCCTCAACGTCGACGTCGTGGGACTGAACTGTTCGACCGGTCCCGCACAGATGCGCGATTCGATTCGCTACCTGTGCGAGAACGCGCGCTGCTTCGTCAGCGTCGTTCCCAACGCGGGCCTGCCGCTGATGGGACCGCAGGGCGAGACGATCTACCCCGAAGGCCCGCAGGAACTCGCGGCAGAGCTGGCCGCTTTCATCCGCGACTTCGGCGTGAATGCGGTCGGCGGGTGCTGCGGCACGACGCCCGAGCATATAAGGGCGCTGCGTGCCGCGGTCGCATCCGTGGAGCCCAAGCGGCGCGCCGCCTTCGACGGCCCTCAAGAGGCGGCCTCCGCGATCACCGCGGTCTCGCTGGAACAACAGCCGCGACCGCTCCTCGTGGGCGAGCGAATCAATTCGCAGGGCTCGCGTAAGATCAAGCGGCTGCTGCTCGCGGAGAACTACGACGACATCGTGCTGGTCGCGCGCGAACAGGTCGAGGGCGGAGCGCATCTGCTCGACGTGTGCTGCGCGCTGACCGAGCGTCCCGACGAGGACGTTCAAATGCGCGAGCTCGTGCGCCGCTTCGCGCAGTCGATCGAAGCGCCGCTGGTCATCGACTCGACCGAGCCCAAAGTCCTAGAGGTCGCGCTACAAAACTATCCGGGGCGCGCGGTTGTCAACTCGGTGCACCTCGAGGCGGGGCGTGCGAAGATGGACGCCGTTGTGCCGCTCGCACGCGAGCACGGCGCGGCGCTCGTCGCTTTGACGATCGACGAGAATGGGATGGCCAAGACCGCGCAGCGCAAGGTCGAGGTGGCGCGGCGCATCTACGACATCGCCGTCGGCGAGTACGCGATGCCGCCGGGGGCCTTGATCTTCGACGACCTCACCTTCACGCTCGCGACGGGCGAGGCAGAGTTCCGCGACTCGGCGATCGAAACGATCGAAGGGATCCGCGGCATCAAGCGCGCGTTGCCGGGCGTGCTGACGTCGCTCGGCGTGTCCAACGTCTCGTTCGGATTGAAGCCGGAGGCGCGCGCGGCGCTGAACTCCGTCTTTCTGCATCACTGCGTCGAGGCCGGGCTCGACTGCGCGCTCGTGCATCCCAAGGAGATCACGCCGTACTTCGAGATCGACGCCCAGGTCCGGGAACTCTGCGACGACCTCGTCTTCAACCGCCGCCCCGACGCGCTGACGCGCTTGATCGAACATTTCGAGGCCAACGAGACTGGTGCGAGCTCGTCAAACGAGGCGCACGCCGAAGAGCCGGCAGGCCCGGTCGAGGAGCGCATCCATCAGGCGATCCTCCGTCGGCGCAAGGACGGTATCGAGGCGAAGATCGACGAGGCGCTGCGGGAGCGCACGCCGGTAGAAGTGCTCAACGAGATCCTGCTGCCGGCGATGAAGGACGTCGGCGACCGGTTCGGCCGCGGCGATCTGATCCTGCCCTTCGTCCTGCAGTCCGCCGAGGTGATGAAGAAGGCCGTCGCGCATCTCGAGCAGTTTCTCGAGCGCCGCGAGGGCGCGACGAAGGGCACCGTCGTGCTCGCAACTGTCTTCGGCGACGTCCACGACATCGGCAAGAACCTCGTGCACACGATCTTGGCCAACAACGGTTATACGGTCATCGACCTCGGCAAGCAGGTCCCGATGAACGTGATTCTGGAGAAGGCGGTCGAGGTCGGCGCGGATGCGATCGGACTCTCGGCGCTGCTCGTCTCGACCAGCAAACAGATGCCGATCTGCGTCGAGGAACAGGACTCGCGTGGGCTGCACTTTCCGGTGATCGTCGGCGGCGCGGCGATCAACCGCGACTTCGGCCGGCGCATCGCGCTGCTCGACGCCGGCACGCGGTTCTTCGAGCCCGGTCTGTTCTACGCGCGCGACGCCTTCGAGGGCCTGGATCTCGTCGACGCGCTCACCGGAGACGCCGCGCGACGCGCCGATCTCCTCGAGCGCACCAAGCGCGAGGCCGTTGCCGCGCACACGAGCCGGCGCGTCGCGGCCGCACCGGTCGTTGCGGCGCCACCCTCGCTCGTCAAGGGCGAGCGCGCCGACGTGCCGGAACCGCCCTTCTGGGGAACGCGAACGCTCGATTCCATAGACCTGAGCGACGTGTGGCCGTGCTTCGATCTGCGCAGCCTCTATCGTTTGTCGTGGGGCGCCTCGAACGTCAAAGGCGCCGCGTTCGAGCGGATCGTCGCCGAGGAGTTCGCGCCGCGCCTGTTCCGCTACCAAGCCGAGGCGCTCAAAAACGGCCTGCTTCAGCCCCGCGTCGTGTACGGCTATTTCCCGGCGGCGGGTCTCGGCAACGACGTGATCCTGTTCGACCCGCGGGATGCGAGCCGCGAGATCGCGCGCATGACTTTTCCGCGACAGATCGGCGGCGAGCACCTCAGCCTCGCGGACTACCTGCGCGACCCGAACGAGCGCGGCGCTACTGACGTCGTGGCGCTGCAGATCGTCACGGTCGGAAGCAGCGCGACGGAGCGCACCGCGGCACTACAGGCCGCAGGTGATTACAGCGAGTCGTACTTCGTGCACGGATTTTCCGTGCAGTCGGCCGAGGCGCTCGCGGAGTACACGCACCGCCGCATCCGGCGCGAGCTGGGGCTCGAGAACGATCGTGGAAAGCGCTACTCGTGGGGCTACGGCGCGTGTCCGGACCTGCGCCAGCACGAGGTTGTCTTTGCTATGCTCGACGCCGAGGCGAAGATCGGCGTGACGCTCACGGAGGCGTTTCAAATCATACCCGAGCAATCCACCGCGGCCATAGTCATGCACCACCCGCGGGCTGCCTACTTCAACGCGGCCGCAACGCGGGAGCTCGCGGCGTCGTAG
- a CDS encoding serine hydrolase domain-containing protein — protein MRRSATAALTLAAALLPAAAESARSGQTLSAALAAIAAYAPAAMRYQGTPGLSVAITDRTKTLRVITLGYANVDGKTPVTARTRFAIGSITKSMTALALLEQHDAGQIDLNEPVQRYLPWFSIDSGGTPVLVHQILSHTAGLPDDYAAEMGYVYDIVALRAAKTLFVPGTSWSYSNDGYAVAGAVVARLDGRSWPDALQDRVLQPIGMTHSVPVYTPEFMADAAVGYQFRDNDRPPPLQPALVAAQPMDFVDPAGSVLSTPEDMAAYMRFFLNGGRTSSGTQLVAPATFAAMTSPDTLKNGKPAGSPGVVLTEAPAFYRQYGYGLAIFNDGGDRLIGHTGGFSGYTACMQMNLTRGFGVIAFANLVEAPLHPCAIVLYAMRVLRAQSLGQPVPAPPAAPDPAHVDRPGDYAGAYTSAGGTLLRVIAARDRLFLIDGGKRSALYPRGDDSFWADDPKYAMFLLAFGRDRGGSVVEMNYGSQWFANALYRGPRSFTYPAEWSALAGRYENVFFGAPQITRVVIVKDRLTLDGVDELKPLGNDEFALGTSVVRFEDYDGNQPQRLSIDETNLYRVELP, from the coding sequence ATGCGCCGGTCCGCAACCGCCGCCCTAACCCTCGCGGCCGCGCTTCTGCCGGCGGCGGCCGAAAGCGCACGCAGCGGGCAGACGCTCTCGGCAGCGCTCGCTGCGATCGCCGCCTACGCTCCCGCCGCTATGCGCTATCAAGGCACCCCGGGGCTCTCCGTCGCAATCACCGATCGCACGAAGACCCTGCGCGTCATCACGCTGGGCTACGCGAACGTCGACGGGAAGACGCCGGTTACGGCGCGGACGCGCTTCGCGATCGGCTCGATCACCAAGTCGATGACGGCGCTCGCGCTCCTCGAGCAGCACGACGCGGGCCAGATCGACCTGAACGAACCGGTGCAGCGGTATCTTCCGTGGTTTTCAATCGACTCCGGAGGGACGCCGGTCCTCGTTCATCAGATCCTTTCGCACACCGCCGGACTGCCCGACGACTACGCCGCCGAGATGGGTTACGTGTACGACATCGTCGCGCTGCGTGCGGCGAAGACGCTGTTCGTGCCGGGCACGTCGTGGTCGTACTCCAACGACGGCTATGCCGTTGCGGGCGCGGTCGTGGCGCGACTGGACGGGCGCTCGTGGCCGGACGCGCTTCAGGATCGCGTTCTCCAGCCGATCGGAATGACGCACAGCGTGCCCGTCTATACGCCGGAGTTCATGGCGGACGCAGCGGTAGGCTATCAGTTCCGCGACAACGACCGGCCACCGCCGCTGCAGCCCGCGCTGGTCGCCGCGCAGCCGATGGACTTCGTCGATCCGGCGGGCTCGGTGCTCTCGACGCCGGAGGACATGGCCGCCTACATGCGGTTCTTTCTCAACGGCGGCAGGACGAGCAGCGGAACGCAGCTCGTCGCTCCCGCGACCTTCGCAGCGATGACGTCGCCCGACACGCTCAAAAACGGCAAACCCGCCGGCTCGCCGGGCGTCGTGCTGACGGAGGCGCCGGCGTTCTACCGGCAATACGGATACGGGCTCGCCATCTTCAACGACGGCGGCGACCGGCTGATTGGGCACACCGGCGGATTCTCCGGGTACACGGCGTGCATGCAGATGAATCTCACGCGCGGATTCGGCGTCATCGCCTTCGCGAATCTTGTCGAGGCGCCGCTGCATCCATGCGCGATCGTGCTCTATGCGATGCGGGTGCTGCGCGCGCAGAGCCTCGGGCAGCCCGTTCCCGCGCCGCCGGCCGCGCCCGACCCGGCGCACGTCGACCGGCCGGGCGATTACGCGGGAGCGTACACGTCGGCCGGCGGAACGCTGCTGCGGGTCATCGCGGCGCGCGACCGGCTCTTTCTGATCGACGGCGGCAAGCGCAGCGCGCTGTATCCGCGCGGGGACGACAGCTTCTGGGCTGACGACCCCAAGTACGCCATGTTCTTGCTCGCGTTCGGGCGCGACCGCGGCGGCAGCGTCGTCGAGATGAACTACGGCTCGCAGTGGTTCGCCAACGCGCTCTATCGCGGACCGCGCTCGTTCACCTACCCGGCGGAATGGTCCGCGCTGGCCGGCAGGTACGAGAACGTGTTTTTCGGCGCACCGCAGATCACGCGCGTCGTGATCGTCAAGGACCGGCTGACGCTCGACGGCGTCGACGAGCTCAAGCCGCTCGGCAACGACGAATTCGCGTTGGGTACGTCGGTCGTGCGCTTCGAAGACTACGACGGAAATCAGCCGCAGCGCCTCAGCATCGACGAGACCAACCTCTACCGCGTAGAACTGCCCTAG
- a CDS encoding Lrp/AsnC ligand binding domain-containing protein, with protein MVTAFILMEVERPRLRTIAEDLLAIPGIAEVYSVAGPYDLVAVARIRQHEELNDLVTEHVAALDGIIGTETLIAFRSFSKKDLGLLWDIGS; from the coding sequence ATGGTCACCGCGTTCATTTTGATGGAGGTGGAGCGGCCGCGGCTCCGCACGATCGCCGAGGACCTGCTCGCGATCCCGGGGATCGCCGAGGTATACTCCGTTGCGGGACCCTACGACCTGGTCGCGGTCGCGCGGATCCGGCAGCACGAAGAGCTCAACGACCTCGTCACCGAGCACGTCGCCGCGCTCGACGGCATCATCGGGACCGAGACGCTCATCGCGTTCCGCTCTTTCTCGAAAAAAGACCTCGGGCTTTTGTGGGACATCGGTAGCTAG
- a CDS encoding PQQ-binding-like beta-propeller repeat protein: MLALLAVAFMHLWTHAERGWFLGIPTVAGGIVYEGTTPGDVLALDERDGRVRWRASLGANPDETYGNPRGVISSVVVRGGVAYAVSGSCEAAAFDALDGTRRWQRRICSIAKNDDTFASPALAAGRVLFSIDVIADRPTDAGREIALDASTGAPVWSFSPVRYSGTGGGISGTPAVDSGRGIVFVGSGNPTPMSVPPPGPDPYTDSVIAVDARSGHWRWATQLLAHDANDFDVFTAPGLFAIASHGGPIPGVGVTLKNSRYVMLDELTGAVLWQRQLVAATHWMQSIGTPAASAGTIIVPLFHSPTDGELVALHSDDGSVLWRVATEGIYEEPVIWRGVVLVAEANGAVAAFDVRTGRKLGRLFVPSELYGRGLALEGNTLFVAGRGRLWAYRLKR, from the coding sequence ATGCTGGCGCTGCTCGCCGTCGCGTTCATGCATCTCTGGACGCACGCGGAGCGCGGCTGGTTTCTCGGCATTCCGACGGTCGCGGGCGGCATCGTCTACGAGGGCACGACACCCGGCGACGTGCTTGCGCTCGACGAGCGCGACGGACGCGTGCGCTGGCGCGCGTCGCTGGGCGCCAATCCCGACGAAACGTACGGCAACCCGCGGGGCGTAATTTCTTCGGTCGTCGTTCGCGGCGGCGTTGCCTACGCGGTCAGCGGCAGCTGTGAGGCCGCGGCGTTCGACGCCCTCGATGGGACGCGCCGTTGGCAGCGGAGAATCTGCTCGATCGCCAAAAACGACGACACCTTCGCCTCGCCGGCGCTGGCCGCCGGGCGCGTGCTCTTCAGCATCGACGTGATTGCCGATCGGCCGACCGATGCCGGTCGCGAGATCGCGCTTGACGCGTCGACGGGCGCTCCGGTATGGTCCTTCTCTCCCGTGCGGTATAGCGGCACGGGCGGCGGCATCTCCGGAACTCCCGCCGTCGACTCAGGTCGCGGCATCGTGTTCGTCGGAAGCGGAAACCCCACCCCGATGAGCGTACCGCCGCCTGGTCCCGATCCGTACACCGACTCCGTCATCGCAGTCGACGCGCGCTCGGGGCATTGGCGCTGGGCGACGCAGCTGCTCGCCCACGACGCGAACGATTTCGACGTCTTCACGGCCCCCGGGCTCTTCGCGATCGCGTCGCACGGCGGTCCAATTCCCGGCGTCGGCGTGACGCTGAAGAACTCGCGGTACGTCATGCTGGACGAGCTCACCGGCGCGGTTCTCTGGCAGCGCCAGCTGGTGGCGGCGACGCACTGGATGCAATCGATCGGAACGCCGGCCGCGAGCGCCGGCACCATCATCGTTCCGCTCTTCCACAGCCCAACGGATGGCGAGCTTGTGGCGCTGCATTCCGATGACGGAAGCGTGCTCTGGCGCGTCGCTACCGAGGGCATCTACGAGGAGCCCGTCATCTGGCGCGGAGTCGTTTTGGTTGCGGAAGCCAACGGCGCCGTTGCGGCATTTGACGTGCGCACCGGACGCAAGCTCGGGCGACTCTTCGTCCCATCCGAGCTGTATGGCCGAGGCCTCGCGCTCGAAGGCAATACGCTCTTCGTTGCAGGCCGCGGCCGCTTATGGGCGTACCGTCTGAAGCGATGA